TTATTATTTAATCTTTTACACCGCCCGAATCTTCTTTTTGCTTCCTGCTCTCAGATCCCATCTGCGAAACAAATATTGGCAGAAAGGTTACCTTTATTTGGGTTACAATTTTTTGGGAAAGATGGGGAGATTCAACACTACCAACAGTCCCTTTGATGTTTTCAATTGAAGCAACGAAAATTTAACATTATAACGGGCAGGAGTTTTTAGTTGGAAATACAAGTAATAGATGAAAATGATTTGGAAGAAATTGCTTTTTTATACCAACAGCTTAGTAAACATAATTCAGATTTGGGCAAAATGAAATCTGCTTTGAGACAAGCTGTACTTAACTCAAATCATATCCTGCTTGGGGCAAAAGTAAACGGCCGGTTGATTGGGTCACTGGCAGGTAATATATGCACCACATTATTTGGAAAATGCAATCCATTTTTAGTAGTAGAGGATGTCGTTGTTGATGAATCTGAGAGAAGGGCAGGTGTTGGAAAAGCACTGATGATAAGATTGGAAACAATTGCAAAAAAGACTAACTGCAGTTATATTTTTTTGCTCACAGATTCAGATAGACCTGAAGCTCATTACTTTTACGAAGCTCTCGGATACAAATCAGAGCCATACAGAGGGTATAAGAAAATTTTAACAAGCAACTATTAAAGAAAAGAATGGCATTAGAGAGATTGGTAGTGGAAAAGATATCGAAGCACTGTTAATATGCAGTCACACAACAGGTAAACAGCTGTTCTGAAAATAGGGGGCAATGTATACCATGGCCGAAAAAAAATTGAAAGGAGAAAAAATGGATCTGCTTATTCGAAAT
This sequence is a window from Chitinispirillum alkaliphilum. Protein-coding genes within it:
- a CDS encoding putative acetyltransferase, yielding MEIQVIDENDLEEIAFLYQQLSKHNSDLGKMKSALRQAVLNSNHILLGAKVNGRLIGSLAGNICTTLFGKCNPFLVVEDVVVDESERRAGVGKALMIRLETIAKKTNCSYIFLLTDSDRPEAHYFYEALGYKSEPYRGYKKILTSNY